The Campylobacter sp. CN_NE2 region GGAACAGCGATACTAGCGGATGAAAATATCAGAAATGCTTTCTCATTTACATATTTCAATCAACCAGATGTTGCAAATTCTTCTCACGGCGCCATAAATCAAGCACTTTTAGCTCCTGCTCAATTGCGAAATTTGGCTTACTTAAATATCAGTGCTGATGCCTATATATCAGGCAAAGTCTATCCAAATGTGATCGCTACACTTTACGATGGCAAGAAAATAGATATAAATGGAACAAGTGTGGCAAGATGTGGTTTTGCAAACGAATTCGATTTAAAAATATCATTTAATTTTGATTGCCAAACAAATCCTGCTGACGCTAGGTGTGCAGCAGCTACAGTAGTTCCTACTACGCTAGCTAATGATAGAGGAGCATATAATTACACGCCTTTTAAAAATAAAAGAGCAGAAAACAACGACACATTAGATCGTTTTAGTATCAACATTCCGGCAACTACGCAGTTCTTTACCGAGGCGCAATGTGATCAAAATAGTATAGGTTCTGATAGTAGATGTTTTAAAATAAATTCAAAAGGTTTAAATGCAGAAGCTACTCTTGGTCCTGGGTTTCAATTGCCTCTACCGGTTAAACATGCCTTAAATCTATACTCGGATATTAGCGAAAATAGTGGTTTGTTAAATATGAAAGATAGCGTAAGTGGTTTTTATAATCCAAAAAGAGATCCTTTTAAATTATTAGCTACTGCATTTAACCAAGGTCGAACCGTTGTTCATACTTCTGCCGGTATCGCTGGTGATTCTGCGAGAATATATGTAAATTTCGACAGAATGCATAAGAGCCCACATAGACCGCTAGTGATAGCTAGTACCGACTTTAATGTTACAGAAGCCACTGATAACAATAAAACTATAACACCTGCTAGTTTCAATACAACTTATAATCTACTAGATACCACAAATAGCGAAACACATACAAATTCTCTAAATCCTGTTACGCTTACAACTAATAAATATATGGCAAAAGTTAGAGATGAGTATGGCATTGGTATTTTAGGAGCTACAAATTCTAGTGCATATTTTGTATATGGTAAAGCAAACGAAATTTCAGACGGAGGGACGCTTTATAGTTCATTCATAAACACAGCTATAACAATGCCTATTAACAGTATGCTTTACTGCGGTCAAGCCAATAACTGCACTGATGTTAATGTTACAACATTATTCAATGGCTTTACTGACGGTAGCCGTCATACCAATGGCTTTGTTATAAATGAAGATGATAATTATACCGCTGCAAATATACTTAGTGAATTTGTTTCTGCGTATAATCCAGAATCTAGTATTATAACTAGTGCTAGAGATGGATTTACACAAGGTGGTGTTGAAAATACAAGCTATAACTCTCAACAAGTCGTAAGTGGTAGAGTTAGAGTTTTAACAAATCCTTGGCTGATTTATACACCGGCAGATTCTAATACCCAAATATTTGTAGATAGTATTAATGCCAATGGAATACCACAATACTACAACTATTTCAAACTTAGATTTGCTATACAAGGTAATTGGGGTGGTCACGGCAAAAGAAAATCCGACGGTGATGTTGTAGGTAATTTTATTGTTACAGACGACGATTTAAATAGGACTTCTCCAAGAAAAAATACAAAGGATATAAATCTTAATAGCGGTAGTCGTATGGACTGGTAAAAGTTTCATATTTAGCCTATCTGAGAAATCAGATAGGCTTTTTTATTTCTAAAATTAACATCAATGTTATCAAAATTATCTTTTATTTAATATCATAAAATTATATATCAATTCCACTATATTTATCGATGGTTAAATTATAAAAATACCAAATTTACAAATTTAGGATTTGACAGTTTAATTGATTTACCTAATTTGCCTTATGGAATAATCTTATTATTGGTTGAAAGTTTAAAATGGTAATAAAAAAACGAGTTAGAAAATTTCTAACTCGTTAAAATCAAAATAAAAAACATTAAATTCTAAAACAAACCAAATTTACCGTCTTTTCGTTTATATAAAACGCGCATTTTAGCGTCCATATCGTTAAAGACCAAAAACTGATCTGTGCTTTCTTTTAACTTCGCCAAAGCTTCATCGATTTCAAGTGGCTTATAGATGTCAAGCTCGGTAGGGACTATCTCATCTACGCTGTTTAAATTCGGCGAATCGCTTTCTAAAATATCATCAAGCGCATTTTGTTTTTTGTCATCTTTGTTTTTGTGCGTAGTCATTTTATCATGGTATCTACGCAAAACTTTTGACGCACGATCTACTATGCTATCAATCGCAGCATATAAATCTTTATCTTTATGCTTGATGACAATCGTATCTTTTTTAGCCAAATTTAGCGAAAAATCAACCACAAAGCCCTTTCTGCCCTGCTTTTCATCAGCTGAAACTACGCATCTACCAGCGATTAAATCGAGATTGTATTTTTTCAAATTCTCGAACGCCTCTTCTATATAGTTTTTGATAGGATCGGTTAGTTCAAACTGCTTTCCGACTATACTTATGTTCATATTTTTCCTTTCATAATTATGGTTTTTGCAAAGTTCTACGATTATATCTAATAGGAATACCACCTAAGTTAGGAGTCGATGTTACAGTAACATCAACTAACGCCATATGAGCACCAGGAGTTCTATTAGCAACTAAATTTGTTGCGCCTATCATATTATTAGCAGTAGTGCAACGCAATTGACGATTTACATAGTATAAATCTACTCTTATATTATATAACGGGGTAGCCGCATTAGGATAAGTCAAATTTATCTGTTCTAAACAATCAGCACCTGCCCTATTCACCATAATCGGATTGCCAGTAGTAGGATCTAAAACTGGCAATCCAGTAGCAGCATCAATCTGAGGGACAGAAACATTAGTGTCTGGATAATGGTGCGTTTGCATAGCCATAATAGCAAATTCTGTCGCACTTTGAGCTAAAAGAAATGCTTGCTCTTTGGCATGTAAATTTACAGTATCCCTAGCCGTCATAGTCGCAGTAGATAGTGTAGTAACAGCTATCGTTGCGACTATAATTATAAAAAATATCGCTGCTACTAAGGCAAATCCTCTCTTTTTCATCAATACACCACCTGTGATTTACATACTATAAGGTCTAGTTCTTCCGGGTTAAAGTTTCTACCGGCATCTCTTAGACACAATTTTAAAGCTATCGCACCATCATCATTTCTAAACCTAAACAAGCTTACATCTCTTACCATTATAGATGTATTTGCTTCGTTGTTGTATGCTTCACCATTCCATGGCTCATAGTTATAATGCAACGCTAAGTCAAAATTCCATTCTGCCACTTGGTTTCCGCTAGGTCCATTGTAAGGTTCATTCAAATTTGTAGGCACAATAGCATAAGCAGAGTGTGCTAAATAGTATTGTTCTGAAATGCCAGGTTCATATATTGACGCTCTAACTGGATAATTGATTTCTACAGTCTCATTATTTATTCCATTTGCTGTTCCTATAAAGGTATTGTTAAAGTCACTCAATTCATAGCCATACGCATTTGCTACATCATCTACTGCGATTCTGCCTTTAAATATTATACCAAAACTAGC contains the following coding sequences:
- the hpf gene encoding ribosome hibernation-promoting factor, HPF/YfiA family, which gives rise to MNISIVGKQFELTDPIKNYIEEAFENLKKYNLDLIAGRCVVSADEKQGRKGFVVDFSLNLAKKDTIVIKHKDKDLYAAIDSIVDRASKVLRRYHDKMTTHKNKDDKKQNALDDILESDSPNLNSVDEIVPTELDIYKPLEIDEALAKLKESTDQFLVFNDMDAKMRVLYKRKDGKFGLF
- a CDS encoding type II secretion system protein, with translation MNKNGFTLLELIFVIVVFGIISMFGADLYTKIYSSYAHTRAVNQLEARTMNAITIISSRLEDRIKGTVIARKSDDNTFVDIRSATQNHDIIEWIGQSVESKNLVPTAANNPASSVGWSGFADIYNMDAPIPADFNFTSQGSHFNGVGTVIRSLRGNADASFGIIFKGRIAVDDVANAYGYELSDFNNTFIGTANGINNETVEINYPVRASIYEPGISEQYYLAHSAYAIVPTNLNEPYNGPSGNQVAEWNFDLALHYNYEPWNGEAYNNEANTSIMVRDVSLFRFRNDDGAIALKLCLRDAGRNFNPEELDLIVCKSQVVY